From Chryseobacterium gallinarum, one genomic window encodes:
- the ffh gene encoding signal recognition particle protein: MFNSLQDKLDKALHNISGRGKITEINVAETVKEIRRALVDADVNYKVAKDLTKRVQDKALGQNVLTSLTPGQLMTKIVHDELVDLMGGSQEGINLSGKPTVILIAGLQGSGKTTFSGKLANYLQTKRNKKPLLVACDVYRPAAIDQLKVLGGQINVPVYTEEGATNPSTIAENAINFAKANHHDVVIVDTAGRLAIDEQMMNEIKSVHYFIKPQETLFVVDSMTGQDAVNTAKAFNEALNFDGVVLTKLDGDTRGGAALTIRSVVEKPIKFISTGEKMEALDLFYPERMADRILGMGDVVSLVERAQEQFDEEEAKKLHKKIAKNEFGFDDFLKQINQIKKMGNMKDLMGMIPGVGKAIKDVEISDDAFKHIEAIIYSMTPEERRKPSIINTQRKNRIAKGAGRKIEDVNQLMKQFDQMGKMMKMMQGPQGKQMMQMMSKMPNMPGMGGMFGK, translated from the coding sequence ATGTTTAATAGTTTACAGGATAAATTAGACAAGGCATTACATAATATTTCCGGACGTGGAAAAATTACAGAAATCAATGTGGCGGAAACCGTAAAGGAAATCCGCAGAGCATTAGTAGATGCCGACGTTAACTATAAAGTTGCAAAAGACCTTACAAAGAGAGTTCAGGACAAAGCCTTAGGACAAAATGTTCTTACTTCCCTGACTCCGGGACAATTAATGACTAAAATTGTTCATGATGAATTAGTAGATTTAATGGGAGGTTCTCAGGAAGGTATTAATCTTTCAGGAAAACCGACGGTAATCCTTATTGCAGGTCTTCAGGGTTCAGGTAAGACAACTTTTTCCGGAAAACTTGCCAATTATTTACAAACCAAAAGAAATAAGAAACCTTTATTGGTGGCTTGTGACGTTTATCGTCCTGCAGCGATTGACCAGCTAAAGGTTTTAGGAGGACAAATTAATGTTCCTGTATATACTGAAGAAGGAGCCACAAATCCTTCTACCATTGCTGAAAATGCTATCAATTTTGCAAAAGCCAACCACCATGATGTCGTAATCGTGGATACTGCCGGCCGTCTGGCGATTGATGAGCAGATGATGAACGAGATTAAATCCGTACATTATTTCATTAAGCCACAGGAAACCCTTTTTGTGGTAGACTCTATGACCGGTCAGGATGCAGTAAATACGGCAAAGGCGTTCAACGAAGCTTTGAACTTTGACGGGGTTGTTCTTACCAAATTAGACGGTGATACAAGAGGGGGTGCTGCATTAACGATCCGTTCTGTAGTTGAAAAGCCAATCAAATTTATCTCCACAGGGGAAAAAATGGAAGCTTTAGACCTTTTCTATCCGGAAAGGATGGCAGACAGAATCCTGGGAATGGGGGACGTTGTTTCCTTGGTAGAAAGAGCTCAGGAGCAGTTTGATGAAGAAGAAGCCAAAAAACTTCACAAGAAAATTGCTAAAAATGAATTTGGTTTTGATGACTTCCTGAAGCAGATCAACCAGATTAAGAAAATGGGTAACATGAAGGATCTGATGGGGATGATTCCTGGTGTAGGAAAAGCCATTAAAGATGTAGAGATTAGTGACGATGCGTTTAAGCATATTGAAGCAATTATCTACTCTATGACTCCTGAAGAAAGAAGAAAACCATCCATCATCAATACGCAAAGGAAAAACAGGATTGCAAAAGGTGCGGGAAGAAAAATCGAAGATGTGAATCAATTGATGAAACAATTTGATCAGATGGGTAAAATGATGAAGATGATGCAGGGACCTCAAGGAAAGCAAATGATGCAGATGATGAGCAAGATGCCAAACATGCCTGGAATGGGCGGAATGTTTGGAAAATAA
- the atpH gene encoding ATP synthase F1 subunit delta, protein MLTSKVAKRYAQGLLDFTNEAGQTATVFSEMKDVVKVMTESKDLNKFFLTPYIDSKKKIEVANEIFKGLSVSTQNLITLVIKHGRENQLKNIAQEFINKVEDLNGVQRVTLTTATPLSKENLDQILRSTNLVNTDSNFDLKVNVKPEILGGYILRVGDQQVDASVKTKLNQVKKDFQLN, encoded by the coding sequence ATGCTTACATCTAAAGTAGCTAAAAGATACGCACAAGGTTTACTTGACTTCACGAATGAAGCAGGGCAAACGGCTACTGTATTTTCTGAAATGAAAGATGTAGTGAAGGTAATGACTGAATCTAAAGATTTAAATAAGTTTTTCCTTACTCCTTACATCGATTCTAAAAAGAAAATAGAAGTAGCAAACGAAATATTCAAAGGTTTATCTGTTTCTACCCAAAATCTGATCACACTGGTGATTAAACACGGACGTGAAAACCAATTGAAAAATATCGCTCAGGAATTTATCAATAAAGTAGAAGACCTTAACGGTGTGCAGAGAGTAACGCTTACTACAGCAACTCCGCTTTCAAAAGAAAACCTTGACCAGATTTTAAGATCTACCAATCTTGTAAATACTGACTCAAACTTTGATCTGAAAGTAAATGTTAAGCCTGAAATCCTTGGAGGATATATTCTGAGAGTAGGAGACCAGCAGGTAGATGCATCTGTGAAGACCAAACTGAACCAAGTTAAAAAAGATTTTCAATTAAATTAA
- the atpB gene encoding F0F1 ATP synthase subunit A produces the protein MFKKFAVLFYSIFVLNLVSAQHGEATAGAAPAQELSEKDKVSKENKEFIDHHLLDAHDFTLMVDKEGHHIGFPLPVIFYDNGFHAFMSNKEGFMHGEPTEVDGAYYMLHHEKIYKTDAAGTLPVDEAGHPTAEKVLDLSITKSVLIIILVSVFMLVLFTGMAKSYKKSPVPSGAARFLEPLVIFVRDEIAIPNIGHKYKRFIGYLLTVFFFILFLNVLGLMPFGINVTGNITMTFFLAILTYLITTFSANKDYWKHIFWMPGVPVPMKLIMLPIELLGTITKPFALMIRLFANMTAGHIVVMSLIGLIYVFKNVIAGVAFPFLTLVIYLLEVLVAFLQAYIFTMLSALFIGMAVQEHEHEHHAAH, from the coding sequence ATGTTTAAGAAATTCGCAGTTTTATTCTACAGTATTTTTGTATTAAACTTGGTGTCTGCACAGCATGGCGAGGCAACTGCTGGGGCGGCTCCTGCTCAAGAGCTTTCAGAGAAAGACAAAGTAAGTAAAGAAAACAAAGAATTCATCGATCATCACTTATTGGATGCGCATGATTTCACATTGATGGTTGACAAAGAAGGTCACCACATCGGTTTCCCTCTTCCTGTTATTTTTTATGATAACGGTTTCCATGCTTTCATGAGCAATAAAGAAGGTTTTATGCATGGTGAGCCGACTGAGGTGGATGGAGCTTATTACATGTTGCACCACGAAAAGATTTACAAGACTGATGCAGCAGGAACATTGCCTGTGGATGAAGCAGGTCATCCTACCGCTGAGAAAGTGCTGGATCTTTCTATTACGAAAAGTGTACTGATCATAATCTTGGTGTCAGTTTTCATGTTGGTATTGTTTACCGGAATGGCTAAGTCTTATAAAAAATCACCGGTTCCAAGTGGAGCTGCCAGATTCCTGGAGCCTTTGGTAATCTTTGTGAGAGATGAAATCGCTATTCCAAACATCGGACATAAGTATAAAAGATTTATCGGTTATTTATTAACAGTGTTTTTCTTTATTCTTTTCCTGAATGTTTTAGGATTAATGCCATTCGGAATCAATGTTACCGGTAATATTACCATGACTTTCTTCCTGGCTATCCTTACTTATCTGATTACTACATTCTCTGCCAATAAAGATTACTGGAAACATATCTTCTGGATGCCGGGAGTACCAGTGCCAATGAAGCTGATCATGCTTCCTATCGAATTATTAGGAACCATCACTAAGCCATTCGCATTGATGATCCGACTTTTTGCCAACATGACGGCAGGTCACATCGTCGTAATGAGTTTGATCGGGTTGATCTACGTATTCAAGAATGTTATTGCAGGGGTAGCATTCCCGTTCTTAACATTAGTCATTTATTTATTGGAAGTATTAGTAGCATTCCTACAGGCTTATATCTTCACGATGTTATCAGCTTTGTTTATCGGAATGGCGGTGCAGGAGCACGAGCATGAACACCACGCAGCTCACTAA
- a CDS encoding F0F1 ATP synthase subunit B codes for MELIHQFSSGLFIIQSVIFLALLFLLGKFAWKPILKSINDRETSIVDALNQAKLARKEMETLKEDNERIIREAKIERDAILKEAREIKDRIVGEAKDAAKAEGDKMIEAAKQTITAEKNAAMADIKTQIGTLSVNIAESILKQKLDNTEAQNELVQNYLNKSNLN; via the coding sequence ATGGAATTAATTCATCAGTTTTCATCAGGATTATTTATTATCCAGTCTGTTATCTTTCTAGCGTTATTATTTCTGTTAGGTAAATTCGCTTGGAAACCTATTTTAAAGTCTATTAACGACAGAGAAACTTCTATAGTTGACGCTCTTAATCAAGCTAAATTGGCTAGAAAAGAAATGGAAACTTTAAAAGAGGATAACGAAAGAATTATTCGTGAAGCTAAAATCGAAAGAGATGCTATCCTTAAAGAAGCTAGAGAAATTAAGGACAGAATCGTAGGAGAAGCCAAAGATGCTGCTAAAGCTGAAGGAGACAAAATGATCGAAGCTGCTAAGCAGACCATCACTGCTGAGAAGAATGCTGCCATGGCAGACATCAAAACCCAAATCGGTACTTTATCTGTGAACATTGCTGAATCTATCCTGAAGCAAAAACTAGATAACACTGAAGCTCAAAACGAATTAGTTCAAAATTATTTAAACAAATCAAACCTTAACTAA
- the atpE gene encoding ATP synthase F0 subunit C yields MEIPKIVGAGIVVLGVGIGLGKIGAAALEAIARQPEQSGKIQTAMLIAAALVEGVAFAALFAVN; encoded by the coding sequence ATGGAAATCCCTAAAATTGTAGGTGCTGGTATCGTAGTACTAGGTGTAGGTATCGGTCTTGGTAAAATCGGAGCTGCTGCTCTTGAAGCTATCGCTAGACAACCTGAACAATCTGGAAAAATCCAAACAGCTATGCTTATCGCAGCTGCACTTGTAGAAGGTGTTGCGTTTGCTGCTCTATTCGCAGTAAACTAA